Genomic window (Bacillus vallismortis):
TCAGAGCATGAACTGGCGTATACAGAGGAAGAACTGCGGGTTCTTTTAGCTGAAAGCTATAAAAGCGGTGAAATCAGAAAAAGTGAATTAAGGTATATGGATAATATCTTCACCTTCGATAAACGAATGGCTAAGGAAATCATGGTGCCGCGAAATGAAATGGTCAGTTTGTCACTTGATGAAGACTCAATCCCAAGTCTGCAGGAAACAGTGAAGCAAACAAAATATACACGGTACCCAGTTGTAAGAGAGGATAAAGATAACGTTATGGGCGTAATCAATATGAAAGAAGTGCTGTTTTCAATGCTGGCGAAAGATTTTTCACTGAACAAGCAGCATATTGAACCTTTCATTCAGCCCGTTATCCATGTTATTGAGACAATTCCTATTTATAAATTACTGCTGAAAATGCAAAAGGAACGCACCCATATGGCGATTCTCATTGATGAATATGGCGGAACTTCCGGTTTGGTCACTGTCGAGGATATTATCGAAGAAATTGTAGGAGAAATCCGCGATGAATTTGACGAGGATGAGGTGCCTCATATCCGCGAGCTCGGAAAGAATCACTACTTATTAAATGCAAAGTTATTAATCAGCGATGTAAACAACCTGCTTGGAACAGATTTATCAGAAGCTGAAGTGGACACCTTGGGCGGCTGGTTTCTGACACAAAACATAGACGCCGAGGCTGAAAGTGTGATTGAATATGATGGCTACTCTTTTAAGGTAAAAGACATTGACAGCCATCACATTTTATTCATAGAAGTTAAAAAAGCTGAATAGCCCACGGGAGGCTGTCCAGCTTTTTTCCAGAATGAACATGGTTGTGATTGTTCAGGGTATTATGATTCTTCTATCTTAAATCCTTTATTGGCCAGGGCTTTAGCAAGACTTTGCTCGGTTTTTACATTCGAAAAATCCAGACCCAGCTTCACCACAGTTTGAGCAATTTCTGGCCTGATTCCTGAAATAATCGTCTCAATTCCGAGTAGTTTGGTGCTGTCAATCACTTTAAAAATTTGATAAGCCACCATTGTATCGACGATGGGAACGCCCGAAATATCTAAAAATAAATAGGAGAGTTTTAACGCTGAGCACTGATGCAGCACCGACTCCAAAATCGTCCTCGCTCTGTACGTATCAATTTCACCGACAAGCGGAAGAATCCCTATCCCCTCAGAGATCGGCATAATCGGCGCACTCAATTCATTAATCATTTCTTTTTGTGCGTTTAATTGTATCATCGTGACCTGGGAATATTCTTCAGTAAACACTTCGATGATCTCATCAATGGTTTGATTCAAGATCCGGCTCCACTCATAAATGTCCTGAATGCTGATTTCTTGAGAAGAGGCTTCGCTGAATGTCTGAATCCATTTAAACATGATGTGCCTGAAGGCGTTAAGTTGGCCGACACTTTCTGTTACAGTCACTTCATGAACGGCACGGTCTCTGGCGCATTGAAGAGACCATCGATTGAGCTCATCCTTTACGTCTTCTGCTTTACTAAGGGGTTTCGCCACGATGGTCACTAATGATTCATGCTGGTCTTTTAACTTTTGTTCTAATTTCTTTTGATCTTGAGCGGAATGCAGCCCACTTCCTTTTGACATGCAAGTTTCCAGCCATTGTTTGATAATATCTTCTTTGTGCTCTCTTAAATACTGATCAAGAGCTATCATCTTAATGAGCTACCTCCTGTTTTTTTGAAAAATATATGTTTCCTATGTATAATGCGTCTTCCTCAGCACATACTATGTTTACATTCGATGGGCTATAGCCAAGCGGTAAGGCAATGGACTTTGACTCCGTGATCGTTGGTTCGAATCCAGCTAGCCCAGTTTCTGAACAGGTGAAAAACCGAAGATAAGCTGATTCATAAAAATCAGCGGATCTTCGGTTTTTCATCATGCAGATTGATGAACCGTTTTCTTCTTCGATAGCTTCAACAGTTCTCCCGGATTATAACCGATCACCAGCTTTTTGTTGTCCACAAGAATCGGACGTCGCAAAAGCTTCGGCTTCTCGATTAAAAGTTCCAGCACCTCATTTACCGTCATCTCTTCGATGTTTAGATTTAAATCTTTGAAGGTCTGGCTTCTTGTCGCTAAAATTTCATCAATACCTTCTGTCGTTAACGATAAAATGTACCTTAATTCTTCTATTGTCGGGGTTTCTCTGAATAAGTGCCGTTCGTTAAATTCAATTTGATGCGCTTTAAGCCAATGTTTTGTTTTTCGGCATGACGTGCAGCTTGGATATGAGTAAAAAATTAATTGTTCCATTCGTTTTTTCCTCCTAGTTAACCATCTCTTTGTAGAATAACTACCCGGATCATTTTTTATTTAAACCATTTAAAGAACTTTTTTTCGGATTATTTTTTAAAAAACAGTCATATAATAGAAAACGCAATCAAAGGAACAAATTCCATTTGTATAACAATAATGAAAATGTTTACATTTCTAGGTGTGATCTATTATAATAACAGTCAGAGGTACTCTCGGGAGGGGATAAAAATGAATCGCATGTTCCGGGTGTTAGGATTTTGGACGGGAATTTTCGCAGTCATGTTTTATTTGGGTGATATGAAAGATGCTTCCCTATTATTTTTTGGACAGACGATCCTATTTGTATTTCTATCGTATTTGAACTTAACTGAACGCATGTATATTTATATTTTTGGCGCTTATTTAACGATTTTCTTTGCCGGCTTTACATATTACTCAATTTTTATTATGGTGCCCGGCGGCGGAGGCCATTAAATGCAAAAAGAGACAAACCTTATCGGTTTGTCTCTTTTATTACAATGAAAACCCATTTAAAAACGGATTTTGATCCTGCTCATTCTGCACGTCTGTTTCAGGTCCATGGCCGCTTAACACCAGCGTGTGCTCCGGCAGCGTAAGCAGTTTTTCATGAATGGACGTCAGCAGCGTCTCTTGATCGCCGCCTATCAAATCCGTACGCCCTATGCCGCCTTGAAACAGGACATCTCCGGAGATCACCAAGTCTGCATCCTTCACGTAGTAAGAAACACTGCCTGGCGAATGTCCCGGCGTAAATAATGTTTCCAAATAAAACGGTCCGATATTGAGCTCACCGTCTCCTTCAATCAGATGATCTGCAGGCTTAGCTGTGATTTCTATCCCTCTCAGCATGCCGGAGCCGTTTAAGGAGGCATCCGTAAGCCAATTCTTTTCATTCTGATGCAGGTAAACAGGGATATCCCATTTTTCTCTCACTTCATCCAGCGCTCCAATATGGTCGAAATGGGCATGTGTAAGCAAAATGGCTAAAGGCGTCAGCCCTTTATCTTTTATGTATTG
Coding sequences:
- a CDS encoding STAS domain-containing protein, translating into MIALDQYLREHKEDIIKQWLETCMSKGSGLHSAQDQKKLEQKLKDQHESLVTIVAKPLSKAEDVKDELNRWSLQCARDRAVHEVTVTESVGQLNAFRHIMFKWIQTFSEASSQEISIQDIYEWSRILNQTIDEIIEVFTEEYSQVTMIQLNAQKEMINELSAPIMPISEGIGILPLVGEIDTYRARTILESVLHQCSALKLSYLFLDISGVPIVDTMVAYQIFKVIDSTKLLGIETIISGIRPEIAQTVVKLGLDFSNVKTEQSLAKALANKGFKIEES
- the mgsR gene encoding transcriptional regulator MgsR yields the protein MEQLIFYSYPSCTSCRKTKHWLKAHQIEFNERHLFRETPTIEELRYILSLTTEGIDEILATRSQTFKDLNLNIEEMTVNEVLELLIEKPKLLRRPILVDNKKLVIGYNPGELLKLSKKKTVHQSA
- a CDS encoding MBL fold metallo-hydrolase, with protein sequence MKWRRMPVGPIQANAYFLINDDQCLIFDPGGEGNKINQYIKDKGLTPLAILLTHAHFDHIGALDEVREKWDIPVYLHQNEKNWLTDASLNGSGMLRGIEITAKPADHLIEGDGELNIGPFYLETLFTPGHSPGSVSYYVKDADLVISGDVLFQGGIGRTDLIGGDQETLLTSIHEKLLTLPEHTLVLSGHGPETDVQNEQDQNPFLNGFSL
- a CDS encoding DUF2626 domain-containing protein translates to MNRMFRVLGFWTGIFAVMFYLGDMKDASLLFFGQTILFVFLSYLNLTERMYIYIFGAYLTIFFAGFTYYSIFIMVPGGGGH
- a CDS encoding hemolysin family protein, with the translated sequence MPSLEKAVVLEFVNLLAVAILILLTGFFVAAEFSIVKVRRSRIDQLVAKGKKGAKAAKHVITHLDEYLSACQLGITVAALGLGWLGEPTVQTLLRPLFHKAGLNESLTHLLSLVIAFLAVTYLNVVIGELAPKSFAIQKAESITLMLAKPLIWFYKIMFPFIWLLNHSARLITGLFGLKPASEHELAYTEEELRVLLAESYKSGEIRKSELRYMDNIFTFDKRMAKEIMVPRNEMVSLSLDEDSIPSLQETVKQTKYTRYPVVREDKDNVMGVINMKEVLFSMLAKDFSLNKQHIEPFIQPVIHVIETIPIYKLLLKMQKERTHMAILIDEYGGTSGLVTVEDIIEEIVGEIRDEFDEDEVPHIRELGKNHYLLNAKLLISDVNNLLGTDLSEAEVDTLGGWFLTQNIDAEAESVIEYDGYSFKVKDIDSHHILFIEVKKAE